In Thermoanaerobaculia bacterium, the following proteins share a genomic window:
- a CDS encoding UvrB/UvrC motif-containing protein → YNLEHGIEPASIVKSLDSPLLAMSNLDYLEPMQIQKRATPEDEEALSKKIAALEKEMRAAARDLEFEKAASVRDELRRLRELQIFRA, encoded by the coding sequence CTACAACCTCGAGCACGGGATCGAGCCGGCGTCGATCGTGAAATCGCTCGACTCGCCGCTGCTGGCGATGTCCAACCTCGACTATCTCGAGCCGATGCAGATCCAGAAGCGCGCGACGCCGGAGGACGAGGAAGCCCTCTCGAAGAAGATCGCGGCGCTCGAAAAGGAGATGCGGGCGGCGGCACGGGATCTGGAGTTCGAGAAGGCGGCGTCGGTCCGCGACGAGCTGCGGCGGCTGCGCGAGCTGCAGATCTTCCGCGCCTGA